Proteins from one Monodelphis domestica isolate mMonDom1 chromosome 6, mMonDom1.pri, whole genome shotgun sequence genomic window:
- the HNRNPUL2 gene encoding heterogeneous nuclear ribonucleoprotein U-like protein 2 codes for MEVKRLKVTELRSELQRRGLDSRGLKVDLAQRLQEALDAEMLEDEAGGAAGRPGAVAAAVAVRSPGGDEADEDADADAADADEDEDENEAADEDEAAEGEEGEEEREEGERGAGAAEEDAAAALLLLEDEDEAAEPPPAASQLRPRLPAATPQPPAPAMAAPAPQSPEPSAPPQPSQGQSQGIVEAEPEAEAALAPDDQSDQAPTTKAGDDDEPGDEEDSEKSKPTGSDGERRGVKRQRDEKEEHGRAYYEFREEAYHSRSKSPPPPEEEAKDEEEDPTLVSLDTYTSDLHFQVSKDRYGGQPLFSEKFPTLWSGARSTYGVTKGKVCFEAKVTQNLPLKEGCTEVSLLRVGWSVDFSRPQLGEDEFSYGFDGRGLKAENGQFEEYGQAFGENDVIGCFANFKSEEVELSFSKNGDDLGIAFRVSKESLNERALLPHVLCKNCVVELNFGQKEEPFFPSAEEFVFIHAIPVEDRVRTALPPKTMEECEVLLMVGLPGSGKTQWALKHAQDNPEKRYNVLGAETVLNQMRMKGPEEPEMDPKSRDLLVQQASQCLSKLVQVASRTKRNIILDQCNVYNSGQRRKLLLFKTFSRKVVVIVPNEEDWKKRLELRKEVEGDDVPETVMLEMKANFSLPEKCDYMEEVTFGELEKEEAQPLVTKYKEEARRLLPPSEKRTNRRNNRNKRNRQSRSRGQGYVGGQRRGYDNRAYGQQYWGQSGSRGGYRNFYDRYRGDYDRFYGRDYDYNRYRDYYRQYNREWQSYYYQDRDRYYRNYYGYQGYR; via the exons atGGAGGTGAAGCGGCTGAAAGTGACCGAGCTGCGGTCGGAGTTGCAGCGGCGGGGCCTGGACTCGCGCGGCCTCAAAGTGGACCTGGCGCAGCGGCTACAGGAGGCGCTGGACGCCGAGATGCTGGAGGACGAGGCAGGCGGGGCGGCGGGGCGGCCGGGGGCGGTGGCGGCCGCCGTGGCCGTGCGGAGCCCGGGCGGGGACGAGGCGGACGAGGACGCCGACGCTGACGCCGCAGACGCGGACGAGGACGAGGACGAAAACGAGGCCGCGGACGAGGACGAGGCCgcggagggggaggagggggaggaagagagggaggagggcgAGCGGGGGGCGGGGGCGGCCGAGGAGGACGCGGCGGCGgcgctgctgctgctggaggacGAGGACGAGGCCGCGGAGCCGCCCCCCGCCGCCTCCCAGCTCCGGCCCCGGCTGCCCGCAGCCACCCCGCAACCACCAGCTCCGGCCATGGCGGCTCCTGCTCCGCAGTCCCCCGAGCCATCGGCGCCTCCGCAGCCTAGCCAAGGCCAGAGCCAGGGTATTGTGGAGGCGGAGCCCGAGGCCGAAGCGGCCCTGGCCCCAGACGACCAGAGCGACCAGGCACCCACAACCAAGGCCGGCGACGACGACGAGCCGG GAGATGAGGAAGATAGTGAGAAGTCAAAACCCACCGGTTCTGATGGAGAGCGTCGTGGGGTAAAAAGACAGCGAGACGAGAAGGAAGAACATGGCAGGGCTTACTATGAGTTCCGAGAGGAGGCATATCACAGTCG CTCAAAGTCTCCACCGCCCCCTGAAGAAGAGGccaaagatgaagaagaagatccGACACTCGTGAGCCTAGACACAT ATACCTCGGATCTACATTTCCAAGTGAGCAAGGACCGTTATGGGGGCCAGCCGCTTTTCTCAGAGAAATTTCCCACCCTTTGGTCCGGAGCGAGGAGCACATACGGCGTGACGAAGGGCAAAGTCTGTTTCGAGGCCAAG GTAACCCAGAATCTGCCCTTGAAGGAAGGCTGCACGGAAGTTTCCCTTCTTCGAGTTGGATGGTCTGTCGACTTCTCCCGCCCTCAGCTTG gtgaagatgaattttcttacGGCTTCGATGGCCGGGGGCTAAAGGCAGAAAATGGGCAGTTTGAGGAGTATGGCCAGGCCTTTGGGGAAAATGATGTCATTGGCTGCTTTGCT aattttaaaagtgAGGAGGTGGAACTCTCTTTCTCTAAAAATGGAGATGATCTGGGTATAGCTTTCCGAGTTAGCAAGGAGTCTTTGAACGAGCGGGCCCTCCTGCCTCACGTCCTCTGCAAAAACTGTGTGGTAGAACTCAACTTTGGCCAAAAGGAGGAGCCCTTCTTCCCCTCTGCTGAGGAGTTTGTGTTCATCCATGCCATCCCTGTGGAGGATCGGGTTCGAACTGCACTGCCCCCTAAGACTATGGAGGAGTGTGAG GTGTTACTGATGGTGGGACTACCTGGGTCTGGAAAGACCCAGTGGGCATTGAAACATGCCCAAGATAATCCTGAGAAAAGATACAATGTCCTGGGAGCTGAGACTGTGCTCAATCAAATGAGG ATGAAGGGGCCTGAGGAACCCGAGATGGATCCCAAGAGTAGAGACCTCTTAGTCCAGCAAGCCTCCCAGTGCCTTAGCAAGCTGGTCCAGGTAGCTTCAAGGACCAAAAGGAACATCATCCTTGACCAG TGTAACGTCTATAACTCTGGCCAGCGGCGAAAGCTGCTCCTGTTTAAGACCTTTTCTCGAAAAGTGGTGGTAATTGTCCCTAATGAAGAAGACTGGAAGAAGAGGCTGGAACTGAGAAAAGAGGTGGAGGGAGATGATGTGCCTGAGACAGTCATGCTGGAGATGAAAG ccAATTTCTCTCTGCCTGAAAAATGTGACTATATGGAGGAGGTGACCTTtggggagctggagaaggaggagGCCCAGCCTCTGGTCACCAAGTACAAGGAGGAGGCCAGGAGGCTGCTGCCCCCTTCGGAAAAGCGCACAAACCGCCGCAACAACCGCAACAAGCGAAACCGGCAGAGCCGGAGCCGTGGCCAAGGATACG TCGGCGGGCAGCGCCGAGGCTACGACAACCGGGCCTATGGGCAGCAGTACTGGGGGCAGTCTGGAAGCAGAGGG ggTTACCGTAACTTCTACGATCGATATCGGGGAGACTATGACCGATTCTATGGCCGAGACTATGATTACAATAGATACAGGGATTACTATCGGCAGTACAACCGGGAG TGGCAGAGCTACTACTACCAGGACCGAGACCGCTACTACAGGAACTACTATGGCTACCAAGGGTACCGGTGA
- the GNG3 gene encoding guanine nucleotide-binding protein G(I)/G(S)/G(O) subunit gamma-3, whose amino-acid sequence MKGETPVNSTMSIGQARKLVEQLKIEASMCRIKVSKAAADLMTYCDAHACEDPLITPVPTSENPFREKKFFCALL is encoded by the exons ATGAAAGGAGAGACCCCTGTAAACAGCACCATGAGCATTGGGCAAGCCCGGAAGCTGGTGGAGCAGCTCAAGATCGAAGCCAGCATGTGCCGGATAAAG GTATCCAAGGCAGCCGCGGACCTGATGACCTACTGTGATGCCCACGCCTGTGAGGACCCCCTCATCACCCCTGTGCCCACCTCGGAGAACCCCTTCCGGGAGAAGAAGTTCTTCTGTGCCCTGCTCTGA
- the BSCL2 gene encoding seipin isoform X1 — MASDPVPALLWAQEVGHMVMGRTRKLLLQFGVLFCTILLLLWVSVFLYGSFYYSYMPTVSHLSPAHISYRTDCGSAGPVLCSFPVANVSLVKGGRDRVLMYGQPYRISLELEMPESPVNQDLGMFMVTIACYTRGGRVISTSARSAMLHYRSTLLRLLDTLIFSGLFLSGFAEQKQLLEVELYSDYREDSYTPTTGAVIEIQSNRIQLYGAQLRIHAHFTGLRYLLYNFPVTSAVIGIASNFTFLSVIVLFSYLQWVWGGIWPRHRLTLQVTNRDKDVSQQEGQRRTPNRRPGLGPRGRAELTRVPEKSQDDGDQAAVLGPGSQLPEEKGRALQPLNEEGLDQETSDGSGSWEDAALLTEANLPSTGPETLGSPEPPGSIESPSGPPRLRPACSSS, encoded by the exons ATGGCCAGTGACCCAGTGCCGGCCCTGCTGTGGGCCCAGGAGGTGGGCCATATGGTGATGGGACGAACCCGGAAACTTCTGCTGCAGTTTGGAGTGTTGTTCTGcaccatcctcctcctcctctgggtgtctgtcttccttTATGGATCCTTCTATTATTCCTACATGCCGACAGTCAGTCACCTCAGCCCAGCACACATTTCCTACAG GACAGACTGTGGTTCTGCTGGACCCGTTCTCTGCTCCTTCCCTGTTGCCAACGTCTCCCTGGTTAAAGGTGGACGTGATCGG GTGCTGATGTATGGACAGCCATACCGAATTTCTCTGGAGTTGGAGATGCCCGAGTCCCCAGTGAACCAGGATTTGGGCATGTTCATGGTCACCATTGCTTGCTACACCCGAGGGGGACGAGTCATTTCCACTTCTGCCCGTTCC GCAATGCTGCATTACCGTTCGACGCTGCTGAGACTGCTGGACACACTCATCTTCTCAGGCCTTTTCTTATCTGGCTTTGCAGAGCAAAAGCAGCTCCTAGAAGTGGAATTATATTCGGACTACAGGGAGGACTCG TACACTCCAACCACAGGTGCAGTGATTGAGATACAGAGCAATCGGATTCAGCTGTATGGAGCTCAGCTCCGGATCCATGCCCACTTCACAGGGCTCAG GTATCTGCTGTACAACTTCCCCGTCACCTCAGCTGTCATTGGCATCGCCAGCAACTTTACCTTCCTCAGCGTCATTGTGCTCTTCAGTTACCTGCAGTGGGTGTGGGGCGGCATCTGGCCCAGGCACCGCCTCACCTTGCAG GTAACTAACCGAGATAAGGATGTCTCCCAACAGGAAGGCCAGAGAAGGACCCCCAACAGAAGGCCAG gGCTAGGGCCGAGAGGCCGGGCAGAACTCACCAGGGTTCCAGAGAAATCGCAGGATGATGGGGACCAGGCAGCAGTCCTTGGGCCAG GAAGTCAGCTGCCAGAGGAGAAAGGACGGGCACTGCAGCCTCTTAATGAAGAGGGCCTGGATCAGGAGACCAGTGATG GTTCTGGCTCCTGGGAGGATGCAGCCCTGCTCACTGAGGCCAACCTGCCCTCCACGGGCCCAGAAACCCTGGGCAGCCCAGAGCCTCCAGGCAGCATAGAGAGCCCTTCGGGCCCTCCCCGCCTGCGTCCAGCCTGCTCTAGTTCTTGA
- the BSCL2 gene encoding seipin isoform X2: MASDPVPALLWAQEVGHMVMGRTRKLLLQFGVLFCTILLLLWVSVFLYGSFYYSYMPTVSHLSPAHISYRTDCGSAGPVLCSFPVANVSLVKGGRDRVLMYGQPYRISLELEMPESPVNQDLGMFMVTIACYTRGGRVISTSARSAMLHYRSTLLRLLDTLIFSGLFLSGFAEQKQLLEVELYSDYREDSYTPTTGAVIEIQSNRIQLYGAQLRIHAHFTGLRYLLYNFPVTSAVIGIASNFTFLSVIVLFSYLQWVWGGIWPRHRLTLQEGQRRTPNRRPGLGPRGRAELTRVPEKSQDDGDQAAVLGPGSQLPEEKGRALQPLNEEGLDQETSDGSGSWEDAALLTEANLPSTGPETLGSPEPPGSIESPSGPPRLRPACSSS, encoded by the exons ATGGCCAGTGACCCAGTGCCGGCCCTGCTGTGGGCCCAGGAGGTGGGCCATATGGTGATGGGACGAACCCGGAAACTTCTGCTGCAGTTTGGAGTGTTGTTCTGcaccatcctcctcctcctctgggtgtctgtcttccttTATGGATCCTTCTATTATTCCTACATGCCGACAGTCAGTCACCTCAGCCCAGCACACATTTCCTACAG GACAGACTGTGGTTCTGCTGGACCCGTTCTCTGCTCCTTCCCTGTTGCCAACGTCTCCCTGGTTAAAGGTGGACGTGATCGG GTGCTGATGTATGGACAGCCATACCGAATTTCTCTGGAGTTGGAGATGCCCGAGTCCCCAGTGAACCAGGATTTGGGCATGTTCATGGTCACCATTGCTTGCTACACCCGAGGGGGACGAGTCATTTCCACTTCTGCCCGTTCC GCAATGCTGCATTACCGTTCGACGCTGCTGAGACTGCTGGACACACTCATCTTCTCAGGCCTTTTCTTATCTGGCTTTGCAGAGCAAAAGCAGCTCCTAGAAGTGGAATTATATTCGGACTACAGGGAGGACTCG TACACTCCAACCACAGGTGCAGTGATTGAGATACAGAGCAATCGGATTCAGCTGTATGGAGCTCAGCTCCGGATCCATGCCCACTTCACAGGGCTCAG GTATCTGCTGTACAACTTCCCCGTCACCTCAGCTGTCATTGGCATCGCCAGCAACTTTACCTTCCTCAGCGTCATTGTGCTCTTCAGTTACCTGCAGTGGGTGTGGGGCGGCATCTGGCCCAGGCACCGCCTCACCTTGCAG GAAGGCCAGAGAAGGACCCCCAACAGAAGGCCAG gGCTAGGGCCGAGAGGCCGGGCAGAACTCACCAGGGTTCCAGAGAAATCGCAGGATGATGGGGACCAGGCAGCAGTCCTTGGGCCAG GAAGTCAGCTGCCAGAGGAGAAAGGACGGGCACTGCAGCCTCTTAATGAAGAGGGCCTGGATCAGGAGACCAGTGATG GTTCTGGCTCCTGGGAGGATGCAGCCCTGCTCACTGAGGCCAACCTGCCCTCCACGGGCCCAGAAACCCTGGGCAGCCCAGAGCCTCCAGGCAGCATAGAGAGCCCTTCGGGCCCTCCCCGCCTGCGTCCAGCCTGCTCTAGTTCTTGA
- the LRRN4CL gene encoding LRRN4 C-terminal-like protein, with the protein MLSSTCFLKFLTVVLFLPCLAWSLSSDDYEEEEGEEGEKTPPPELGFCDYDHCRHLQVPCKELQGLNGSACLCPGTSSPSQPPDPPRLGEVRIWPEEGRAAVHWCAPASPVDEYWLELWEGGDPGRTGPRVLFNNTVRRAELEGLKPGRTYILCVVASNDAGASPVPEGGGEDFDADGTPLFGPCRHLSVPLRLRTLVHIAVGIGMVLISISSAVLLWHFCPWKRWGHQQPRGAAAFRAGEEL; encoded by the coding sequence ATGCTGAGTTCCACCTGTTTCCTGAAGTTTCTgactgttgttttgtttttaccctgCCTGGCTTGGTCTCTCTCTTCAGATGActatgaggaagaggagggggaagagggagagaagactcCCCCTCCTGAGCTTGGCTTCTGTGATTATGACCATTGTAGACATCTGCAAGTGCCCTGCAAAGAACTCCAGGGCCTGAATGGCTCAGCCTGCCTCTGCCCAGGTACCTCTAGTCCCAGCCAACCTCCAGACCCTCCCCGTCTTGGAGAAGTGCGAATTTGGCCAGAAGAAGGTCGGGCAGCAGTCCACTGGTGTGCTCCTGCCTCCCCGGTGGACGAATATTGGCTTGAGCTCTGGGAAGGAGGTGACCCTGGCAGAACAGGCCCTCGTGTCCTGTTCAACAACACTGTCCGGAGGGCAGAATTGGAAGGGCTGAAACCTGGAAGGACTTATATCCTCTGTGTGGTGGCCTCAAATGATGCTGGGGCAAGTCCTGTTCCAGAAGGAGGTGGAGAAGACTTTGATGCAGATGGGACGCCCCTCTTTGGACCCTGCCGCCATCTTTCTGTTCCTCTCAGACTTCGCACCCTGGTACATATCGCAGTAGGGATAGGGATGGTCCTGATCTCCATCAGCTCTGCTGTCTTGCTATGGCATTTCTGTCCCTGGAAGCGCTGGGGTCACCAGCAGCCCAGAGGTGCTGCTGCTTTCAGAGCTGGGGAAGAACTGTAG